A genomic segment from Torulaspora globosa chromosome 3, complete sequence encodes:
- the HIR3 gene encoding Hir3p (ancestral locus Anc_4.375): MSAFNALNFTSHDELLEAEEHSRELQVEESFKIFQGALYDLKAKRYAEADAKFEDLFSMEVLKPNKWGFYKYSSPTLDSLRYLAYRNRGMYYCSYLIENYSKLDPQDIVDNILKVVENLIESIQHSEADISVTRLLTQIFRSYKSKKLERLILEYELTKPENQLFLLGRKKRGLLPSLVEIVVQYESLLKGIKADELTSRLITEGLLPEGVVETISSTSLDQILSRIKKMKTIDEYTMKELDASQVSLQKCSWEAIATSLKQLVPHIKTSILVTKSTDPYHEVEFPIETVTFKITEPDKSALLSTQISEDREASEDPESTRDLSPSANTLAAPGETGEKTEEVTPSDQGGRKRPIDDSESQKFVQRSSKRFKEKDQEATEEDALRVHVIFLSELSAMLGILGLSVPSNIESLPISKTDSDNRDQLPQYDLIECLKSWNSWHTEIYMRNDIGSAPKSSKKSADTDFLQVNTLLRSNVFGDKIVAMGDFPAVDDEGAMSFLDEINKHPMHFQEVRFRLLVRLLSNDRNSGIRPIVDRSWSSKLYDAVEWFLFGVERNLYNFVSENLESHSYLALSVHEMLVNILGSVCEEITAKKLHGNKSTDLNHQRNQLESKIEKWHALLQLHKTEDKKWSLYFEWSHYCFLQYCCEIIDDRLLAALTSIEKSLTAQLEDFRAVFPNYRHIPPLHINAIHSQSRRIRIIRQISIIDTSENGLKDEDEQQNISLLRQVLLLDIYPEKERPAEILEMLTFISGSPFLLKVKLWEVLFNSSLNKGDTKIVLQNYFHVLTFFSKFLSSDNYYDQPIKVRQQLLLITLNSMEDFSSKLLDFILRDGQLYDGSINRSNFELLIRAFFLFYPVLYFESLSKSDTSLKSFFRKATKSSTKMKNAIANLATLLIYFYDKEAATRVLPQRSMLTAELIECFHRLLGEFKFCDASEGNLLKLSESLLCQSTDNGSLAPLKQILWCRYHYLIAGDSLQPKQHVTKEVPMDKSNSLSLGIYLIKLQSQGRNPMLASGSKAALKPVFDSIIDTVGDPMSSGNHIVERNKFLLERYLESSITTRIFQEAFIGENCLILTAPNDELQQSMDAGLFYVASVQALNLYRTRKKSMQARPSELDSIIAMLKTDIIYNTGRFESWYLLGRCYSFIVEDDLMWTSDKLSAIEKKSTIALKQRMSILCYIMSLKLFYAKGVKHFDDQRIVKRVLEALGTELISGSHKPMEKLCFSWRRPQNVLLLTNDGEVAERKEEDNMLISSFNINQAILFCFHRANLIDDKSPEDSHRNWMNFYNIGRILFKNDRSNFWKQASENILESCRLAVESSAPKDATIEPHYYLVDLCYKTVKEALANPAMMLEVLSKDNSFFKQGDTFWNLDNSLTLDYQKKVFYDKVIKLLTFILASDKKKWHHRPKYRIAKILLDEFNNVEGALNEIGALMSIKSTHKNLVNIWKPDHERAGKHFVYAYQYVMFYLDLLRRMGDFNSIGLVCKKIRRFGSGMAYVNKAAEHATALYNQCAGDRLQLDEKTYVEKILPSLNYQHFLRASEELCKTFQPRDYTEETLQALKISYQLKKGNNGIAFDGICLSIFLKFFYLPKCNEFSLEDKSSPEQTSAKELQQEPRQLVISSTTTSRPSSQTASSQKSAIPRKRVSKKDAFDKIRLIVEKIT, from the coding sequence ATGTCAGCTTTCAATGCTTTGAATTTCACTTCTCatgatgagctgcttgaagctgaagagcATTCCAGGGAGTTACAAgtggaagaaagcttcaagatattcCAGGGTGCATTATATGATCTCAAGGCCAAACGTTATGCAGAAGCGGATGCCAAGTTTGAGGATCTGTTTAGCATGGAGGTGTTGAAGCCCAACAAGTGGGGCTTTTATAAGTACTCGTCGCCAACTTTGGATTCTCTCCGCTACTTGGCATACAGGAACCGGGGGATGTATTATTGCAGCTATTTGATAGAAAACTACTCAAAGTTGGATCCTCAGGATATTGTCGACAACATACTGAAGGTCGTGGAAAACCTGATAGAATCCATTCAGCATAGCGAAGCTGATATATCCGTTACAAGACTTCTCACTCAAATATTTCGGAGCTATAAAAGCAAGAAACTAGAACGGTTGATACTGGAGTATGAGCTGACTAAACCAGAGAACCAATTGTTTTTGCTtggaaggaagaaaagggGACTACTACCGAGTCTGGTAGAAATCGTTGTCCAATATGAGAGCCTTTTAAAAGGCATCAAAGCAGATGAATTGACTAGCAGGCTAATCACAGAGGGATTGCTTCCGGAAGGAGTTGTCGAAACAATTTCGAGCACCTCTTTAGATCAGATTCTCTCGCGGAtaaagaaaatgaagacGATCGATGAATATACGATGAAGGAACTGGATGCATCTCAAGTCTCCTTACAAAAGTGCAGCTGGGAAGCTATAGCTACATCTCTGAAGCAACTAGTGCCTCATATCAAAACTTCCATTCTTGTGACAAAGTCCACGGATCCTTACCATGAAGTGGAATTCCCAATTGAAACCGTTACTTTCAAGATAACGGAGCCTGATAAAAGTGCTTTATTATCGACACAAATATCAGAAGACCGGGAGGCCTCCGAAGATCCAGAAAGCACCCGAGACTTGAGTCCCTCTGCAAACACTTTAGCAGCCCCCGGTGAAACAGGTGAGAAGACAGAGGAAGTCACACCATCAGATCAAGGCGGAAGAAAGCGCCCGATCGATGATTCAGAAAGTCAGAAGTTCGTGCAACGAAGCAGTAAGCgtttcaaagagaaagaccAGGAGGCaaccgaagaagatgcGCTTCGAGTTCACGTAATCTTTTTGTCTGAGCTTTCAGCAATGCTAGGCATATTGGGCCTTAGTGTGCCGTCTAATATCGAAAGTTTACCCATCAGTAAGACCGATTCAGACAATAGAGATCAGCTTCCGCAGTACGATCTCATAGAGTGCTTAAAGAGCTGGAATAGCTGGCATACTGAGATATATATGCGCAATGATATTGGATCAGCGCCCAAATCGTCCAAAAAGTCGGCCGATACTGATTTTTTACAGGTAAACACTTTACTAAGATCAAATGTATTTGGTGATAAGATTGTTGCCATGGGAGATTTTCCGGCtgtcgatgacgaaggTGCCATGTCATTCTTAGACGAGATCAACAAGCATCCGATGCACTTCCAGGAGGTACGCTTTCGATTACTCGTGCGTTTGCTCTCGAACGATCGCAATTCAGGGATAAGGCCAATTGTAGACCGGTCGTGGTCGTCCAAACTTTATGATGCCGTAGAATGGTTCCTGTTTGGGGTTGAGAGAAATCTTTACAATTTCGTTTCCGAAAATCTGGAAAGCCACTCATACCTTGCTTTATCAGTTCACGAGATGTTGGTGAACATCTTGGGGAGCGTCTGCGAAGAGATTACAGCCAAGAAGTTACATGGAAATAAAAGCACTGATTTAAACCATCAACGAAATCAACTGGAAAGCAAAATTGAGAAGTGGCATGCTTTATTGCAGTTACATAAGACGGAAGATAAGAAATGGTCGCTCTATTTTGAATGGTCTCACTATTGTTTTCTCCAATACTGTTGTGAGATCATAGACGACAGGTTGCTTGCAGCCCTCACGTCAATTGAAAAAAGTCTAACTGCTCAACTGGAAGATTTCCGCGCCGTTTTCCCTAATTATCGTCATATTCCACCATTGCACATCAATGCGATACACTCCCAAAGCCGTAGGATACGAATCATCAGGCAGATTAGCATCATCGACACATCAGAAAACGGCCTAaaggatgaggacgaaCAGCAGAATATAAGCTTGCTTCGGCAAGTCCTTTTGCTGGATATCTATCCTGAGAAGGAGCGGCCTGCTGAAATTTTAGAAATGTTGACTTTCATATCAGGTTCCCCATTTTTATTGAAGGTTAAGCTTTGGGAAGTCTTATTCAATTCAAGCTTGAATAAAGGAGATACAAAAATTGTTTTGCAAAACTACTTTCATGTTTTGACCTTTTTCTCCAAATTCCTATCTTCCGATAACTATTATGATCAACCGATTAAAGTACGTCAGCAGCTACTTTTGATAACTCTGAACAGCATGGAGGATTTTTCGTCAAAGCTTTTAGACTTCATCCTACGGGACGGGCAGCTATACGATGGATCTATTAATCGCTCTAATTTTGAGCTGCTAATACGGGCCTTTTTTCTATTTTATCCGGTGCTCTATTTTGAAAGTTTGAGCAAAAGTGATACCTCTCTCAAGTCATTCTTTAGAAAAGCCACCAAATCTTCTACCAAAATGAAGAACGCTATAGCCAATCTGGCTACGCTATTAATATACTTCTACGACAAGGAAGCCGCTACCAGAGTATTGCCTCAAAGGAGCATGCTTACAGCCGAGCTGATTGAGTGCTTCCACCGTCTGCTCGGGGAATTCAAGTTCTGTGATGCGTCAGAGGGCAATTTATTGAAACTGTCAGAGAGTCTTCTTTGTCAATCGACTGATAACGGTTCATTGGCACCACTGAAGCAGATATTGTGGTGCCGATATCACTATCTCATAGCTGGCGACAGCTTGCAACCCAAGCAACACGTTACCAAAGAAGTTCCAATGGATAAGTCAAACTCTTTATCGCTGGGTATTTATCTCATTAAGCTACAATCTCAAGGAAGAAACCCCATGCTGGCCAGTGGAAGTAAAGCCGCCTTGAAACCGGTATTTGACAGCATCATTGATACAGTGGGCGACCCCATGAGCTCAGGAAACCATATTGTCGAGAGGAATAAATTTCTCCTAGAAAGATACCTAGAAAGTTCAATAACCACCagaatatttcaagaagcttttATCGGAGAAAATTGCTTGATATTAACTGCTCCCAACGATGAACTACAGCAATCAATGGATGCTGGCCTCTTCTATGTGGCAAGCGTCCAGGCTTTGAACTTGTATCggacaagaaaaaaatccATGCAAGCACGTCCTTCGGAGCTGGACTCCATCATAGCTATGCTGAAAACTGATATCATCTACAATACAGGGCGGTTTGAGAGCTGGTATCTACTTGGAAGGTGCTACTCCTTCATTGTCGAAGATGACCTGATGTGGACTTCGGACAAGCTCTCGgcaattgaaaagaaaaGTACCATAGcgctgaagcagagaatGTCAATCTTATGCTACATtatgtctttgaagcttttctaTGCTAAAGGGGTCAAACATTTTGATGATCAGCGAATTGTCAAAAGAGTGCTTGAGGCATTAGGTACTGAACTGATTAGCGGGTCCCATAAGCCAATGGAAAAGCTATGCTTCAGCTGGCGACGACCACAGAATGTACTTCTACTGACGAATGACGGTGAAGTAGCAGAGAGaaaggaggaagataaTATGTTGATATCATCATTCAATATTAATCAGGCCATACTTTTCTGCTTTCATCGTGCCAATCTAATTGATGATAAATCACCAGAAGATAGCCACAGAAATTGGATGAATTTCTATAACATAGGACGCATATTATTCAAGAATGACCGGTCGAATTTCTGGAAACAGGCCAGCGAGAATATTTTAGAATCATGCCGCCTTGCTGTGGAGAGTTCGGCACCAAAGGATGCCACCATTGAGCCCCATTATTACCTTGTCGACCTATGCTACAAGACTGTCAAAGAGGCTCTAGCCAATCCGGCTATGATGTTGGAAGTCTTGTCAAAAGATAattcatttttcaagcagGGAGACACTTTCTGGAACCTTGATAATAGCTTAACCTTGGATTACCAGAAGAAAGTCTTTTATGACAAGGTTATCAAATTGTTGACGTTCATTTTAGCGTCGGATAAAAAGAAGTGGCATCACAGGCCGAAGTACAGAATCGCAAAGATCCTACTCGATGAATTCAATAATGTCGAGGGCGCCCTAAACGAGATTGGAGCTCTCATGTCTATCAAGAGCACCCATAAAAACTTAGTGAACATCTGGAAACCTGACCACGAGCGCGCAGGAAAGCACTTCGTCTACGCATACCAATATGTGATGTTCTATTTGGACCTCTTACGTCGCATGGGCGACTTCAACTCCATCGGCCTTGTGTGCAAGAAGATCCGCAGGTTCGGCTCAGGCATGGCCTATGTTAACAAGGCTGCCGAACATGCAACAGCTCTCTACAACCAATGTGCAGGGGACCGTCTCCAACTGGATGAGAAGACGTATGTTGAAAAGATCCTCCCTTCTCTCAACTATCAGCATTTTCTGAGAGCTAGCGAAGAGCTATGCAAGACGTTCCAGCCAAGAGATTACACAGAAGAAACACTACAGGCGCTGAAAATATCCTAccagttgaagaagggGAACAACGGCATTGCATTTGACGGCATATGCCTGTCAATCTTCCTAAAATTTTTCTATCTACCGAAGTGCAATGAGTTTTCTTTAGAGGATAAGTCATCGCCTGAGCAGACCTCGGCCAAAgaacttcaacaagaaccAAGACAGCTGGTCATCTCCAGCACCACAACCAGCAGGCCATCCTCCCAAACAGCATCAAGCCAGAAATCGGCCATACCAAGGAAGCGTGtgagcaagaaggatgCCTTCGACAAGATCAGATTGATAGTGGAAAAAATCACGTGA
- the IPA1 gene encoding putative polyadenylation protein (ancestral locus Anc_4.376), protein MSDAGLVFLVEHLPRIGATSVLLEGACRPKFSLGAGQNLEMKDEAGRLISIPLPTEIVTDGPLRIAEKGRNSYTVRLKSRPQDLAAYKTASKARNIIMSLPEGKWCKKELAECGFFRVRCLGCQFDIIDERNCNKLNELPSEFWQELMDYWHCHKPHQPSQEIWYSARYNSLQPAVGEIVIGGSFFLAQPDTFAGRTKVANGIVQCARCCATIGDQTKDKLYKIRKWHVFLSTNEREKDLFPPEQDVVFTLLNLLKGYSTRYVLLSSKESQLVVWIFAVGLDVTLSNNKVLKNCIKILFRQEIPEEEMKKHNIEKVEVESLPMQSFMQSLQYLNGLLPYSAKSFGEWRVGYATFAK, encoded by the coding sequence ATGAGCGATGCCGGGCTTGTGTTCCTCGTGGAGCATTTGCCAAGGATTGGTGCAACTTCAGTACTGTTGGAAGGAGCTTGTAGGCCTAAATTCTCACTGGGTGCTGGACAGAATTTGGAGATGAAGGATGAAGCTGGAAGGTTAATTTCAATCCCTCTGCCGACCGAAATAGTCACTGATGGACCTTTAAGAATTGCTGAGAAGGGTCGGAATTCCTATACCGTGCGACTTAAATCGAGACCGCAAGATTTAGCGGCATACAAGACTGCCAGCAAGGCTCGAAATATTATTATGTCGTTGCCGGAGGGCAAATGGTGTAAGAAAGAGCTTGCTGAGTGTGGGTTTTTCAGAGTAAGATGCCTTGGATGCCAATTTgatatcattgatgagCGAAATTGCAATAAACTTAATGAACTTCCGTCGGAGTTCTGGCAGGAGTTGATGGATTACTGGCATTGTCATAAACCACATCAACCATCGCAGGAAATATGGTACTCAGCCAGATACAACTCGTTGCAACCAGCCGTCGGAGAGATCGTCATTGGGGGCTCTTTTTTCTTAGCGCAACCAGACACCTTTGCAGGTAGAACCAAAGTTGCCAATGGTATTGTGCAATGCGCTAGATGCTGTGCAACTATCGGGGACCAAACCAAGGACAAGCTCTACAAGATCCGCAAATGGCATGTGTTTCTGAGCACAAATGAGCGTGAAAAGGATCTATTTCCGCCTGAGCAGGACGTTGTGTTTACGCTGCTGAATCTATTAAAGGGTTACTCGACTAGATACGTTCTACTGTCGTCTAAGGAATCGCAACTAGTGGTTTGGATCTTCGCCGTTGGCCTGGATGTTACCTTATCGAATAATAAGGTTCTCAAGAATTGCATTAAAATCCTCTTTCGCCAGGAAATACCAGAGGAGGAAATGAAGAAACACAACATCGAAAAGGTTGAGGTTGAAAGCTTACCGATGCAAAGTTTTATGCAGTCTCTCCAATATCTTAATGGACTGCTGCCGTACAGCGCCAAGTCATTTGGTGAGTGGAGGGTTGGTTATGCGACCTTTGCAAAGTAA
- the PPX1 gene encoding exopolyphosphatase (ancestral locus Anc_4.377) — protein sequence MTKSIGSFLAHLRNTHSKQLPKSNVLKVVYGNQSADFDSVMSALAYAYCSYQRNPDDILVPIIGISRQELSLRRDVTRALARVNVEEDHLFFLEDMRLLKEKYHLIKAVLVDHNQLEPGAKDYVDQVVGVIDHHKDAGLYPEVEPRIIRTAGSCSSLVINYWRKKVNDPSVIKDAALLCLGAGIIDTSNFTHRVEDPDLQAFQFYRALFPEIDTDSLYKQIRYDKDDLDGMSIAEILKKDYKEFDFRALDGKHLKVGIASAVKPLSWFYQTFNGESTFQQECYEVQKQKNVDVFIVMTAWMNGSQFERELVILSPLQETCQAILAGISRKLDLEEKTLTSFSAKSPMAFKAFQQRNISASRKQVAPYVKDAIERSYFAKVA from the coding sequence ATGACGAAGTCTATTGGCAGTTTTTTGGCCCATCTGAGAAATACCCATAGCAAGCAATTACCCAAGTCTAATGTGTTGAAAGTGGTCTATGGCAACCAGTCCGCTGACTTCGATTCGGTGATGTCTGCTTTGGCTTACGCCTATTGCAGCTATCAGAGGAATCCAGATGACATCTTAGTTCCCATAATTGGCATTTCTAGACAGGAACTTTCGCTACGAAGGGACGTTACTCGTGCGTTGGCTAGGGTCAATGTGGAAGAAGACCATTTGttcttccttgaagatATGAGATTGCTCAAGGAAAAATACCACCTGATTAAGGCTGTACTTGTCGACCATAACCAGTTGGAACCTGGCGCAAAGGACTACGTTGATCAGGTTGTTGGCGTGATTGATCATCACAAGGATGCGGGGCTGTACCCTGAGGTCGAACCAAGGATAATTAGAACAGCTGGCAGCTGCTCGTCGCTGGTTATCAATTACTGGCGCAAGAAAGTAAACGATCCCAGTGTGATCAAGGATGCGGCACTGCTTTGCTTGGGGGCAGGTATTATAGACACCTCGAACTTTACGCATAGGGTCGAGGATCCAGATCTGCAAGCTTTCCAATTCTACAGAGCGCTCTTTCCTGAAATTGACACAGACTCGTTGTACAAGCAGATCAGATATGATAAAGATGATCTTGATGGCATGTCTATCGCAGAAATACTTAAGAAAGACTATAAAGAATTCGATTTTAGAGCGCTCGATGGTAAGCATTTGAAAGTAGGCATAGCTTCAGCCGTCAAGCCGTTGTCGTGGTTCTATCAAACATTTAATGGCGAATCTACCTTCCAGCAGGAATGTTACGAAGTACAAAAGCAGAAAAATGTGGATGTATTCATCGTGATGACTGCCTGGATGAATGGATCACAGTTTGAACGTGAGCTGGTAATCTTGTCACCTCTGCAGGAAACTTGTCAAGCGATTCTCGCTGGCATTTCGAGAAAACTGGATCTTGAGGAGAAAACTTTGACCTCCTTCAGTGCAAAGAGTCCCATGGCTTTCAAGGCCTTCCAACAACGCAATATCTCAGCAAGCAGGAAACAAGTCGCACCATATGTAAAAGACGCCATTGAAAGAAGTTACTTTGCAAAGGTCGCATAA